The Meiothermus ruber DSM 1279 genome includes the window TGGGTTTTGATGGAGCCAGTATGGGCATTGCAGGGGTGCTCGAGACCTGTGTCTACGCGGGCGACCTCGAGGCCGCCCGGGGCTTTTACCAGGGGTTGCTGGGCCTGGAGCTTTTCGCCGAGCAGCCGGGGCGGCATCTGTTTTTTCGGGCCGGGCCGGGGGTTTTTCTGGTCTTCAACCCCCAGGCCACCCAGCAGGAAACCACCCTGCCGCCGCATGGGGCCTTAGGCAGCGTGCACGTGTGTTTCCGGGTGGCCGCAGAGGAGCTGCCAGGCTGGGCGGAGCGCCTCGAGGCCCACGGCTACCCGGTCACCTGGGCCGAGTGGAAAGCCGGCCCCAGCCTGTACGTGCGCGACCCGGCCGGCAACCTGGTGGAGCTGGCTCCTGCCGCGATCTGGGGTCTGCCCGACGGCCACCTCAAACCCCAATGATCTGATGGGGGGTGGCGATCAGATCTACCCTTCGTTCGGGCGGGCAGGGCAGCTCATCAAAAATCATCAGGGTGTGGGCCAGGGTAACCCAGGGCGCGGCCACCTGCAGGTCTTTGTAGGGGAAGCCATAGCCTTTGCCGATCCAGTGTCGCTGCTCGTCCACCGCCACGCTCCCCACCAGCACCAGGTCGATGGTGGTCTCTTTTAGCTCGATGGGTTTGCCTAGCTGGGCCACCTCCCGCACCCGCTTGAGTTGGTGGGGTAAGAGGCCCTCGAGGCTCAGGTACCGCCCGGCTTTGTCGGGGTGGGGCATGAGGACGATTTTGCCGGACTTCAGGGCGGCCTCGCGCAGCGGCTTGAGCACCTGGTCGGGCCCGGCCAGGATCACCGTCGCCAACTGCCACAGCCGGAGGCCCATCAGGCGCTCGGCGGCGCGGCTGGCCCCCACAAAGTTGGGATGATGCCCGTGCGGTGGGGTGGGGTAGGTGGCGGCCCGGTGCTGGGCCAGGGCGTTCCAGACCAGTTCGCGTACTTCACCTTGCGTCACGGCGGCAGTCTAGCGCATCCGGCGGCTTTGGGCTAACCCTGCCCGGTCAGGAGCAGGCGCAGAAAAACCGCATCGGAGAAGCCGGTTCGGCGCCCGGCCAGGCTTTCCACAATGCCCTCGGCCTGCCGCACCACCACCAGCCTGAGCTGGCGGCTGATGTAGAGGCGCTGGTCGCCCGCGCCAGCGGCGATGACCAGGTCGTCGGGGAGGCCGGGGATACCGGCCAGCGAGTCGATCTCCCGTCCTACGCGTCCAATGGCCGCGCGCTGGGCTGGGCTGATGGGCCGTCCCAGCCACCAGGTCAGGCCGTAGATGGGGTTGACCCTCGAGGGCTCAAAACACTTTTGCAGCAAAGCCTCGTCCACCACCTGCCGGCCCTGCCAGCGCCCGCCCTGGCGTACCAGCTCGCCAAACCGGGCCCAGTTGCGGGCGGTGAGAAAGGCCCCGGAGGGCAGGTGGGGGTGGCCGTCGGGCCCCCGGCGCCAGAAGGCGTACTCCAGGCCAATGGGCTTGAAGATGCGGCGCGTGAGGTACTCGAGGGGGTCACCCTTCAGCTTGCGGCGCATCAGCTCACCAAAAATCTGAAAGGGGATGGGGCCGTAGGAAAAACGGGTGTCGGGCGGGGCCTCGGCGGGGGTCTCGAGGGCGGCCTGGTAGGTGGGGGGGCGGGCCAGGTTGCCGCCGGGAATGCCGCTGGTGAGGTGGAGGAGCTGGCGCAGGTTGATTTGCGAACGCCAGGGGTCGTCCTGCCACTCGGTCAGGGTCTGGGCCAGGGGTTCTTCCAGCGAAAGCAGGCCGTCCTGCACAGCGGCCACGGCCATGACGCCGCTGAAGCTTTTGGTGCCGCTGGCCAGTTCGTGGGCGCGGCTGGGGCGGCCTTGGCCCGGATAATCCTCGAACAGGATCTGGCCGTCCACCATCACCAGCAGCGCGATGCCGCGGTGATGGGCCGAGTACGAGGCGGCCAGTTGGTGGTGGCGGGGGTTGCTGGGGTCGGGGGCGACTTGCGCTAGCACAGAGGGGCCGGCCAGCAGGGCCGAGGCCAGGCCTTTGAGTACGGTGCGACGGTGCATGGGGGTAGCCTAGCCGTTATGGCTTAAGTCGAGCTGAAGCGCAGGGGCTCGAGCTCGGGGAGCCTTTTGAGGTGCTCGCGGAAGGCCTCGAGGGTGGCTTTACGCTCGGCCTCGCTCATCTCGCCCGGCCCGTAGGCGATAAAGGGGGGCAGCACCTCCAGGCCGCAGTAGGCAAAAATGCCGTAGTGGATGGGCTCGAGCACCCGCATCAGGTCGCGCTGGGGGGCCTGGCGGAAGTAGTCTTCGCGGGCCCCCACGGTCAGGCTGAGCATGGCTTTCTTACCCCGCAAAAGGCCGTTCTCGAAACTGTGCTGGTCGTCGTAGGCAAATCCGTAGGCAAATACCCGGTCAATCCAGCCTTTCATGATGGCCGGCATCCCGTACCACCAGTCGGGAAACTGAAACAGCAGCAGGTCGGCCCGCCGCACCTTCTCGATCTCGGGCTGGATGTCTTGCAGGTCGCCCTGCAGCTCCTGGGCGCTCAGCACCGGGTTGAAGCGCATGGTGTAAAGGTCGGAAAGCAGAATGCTGTGCCCGGCCTGGCTCAGGGTGCGCACGGCCAGATCCCGCAGGGTGGCGTTGAAGGAGCTGGGGTTGGGGTGGGCATAAATGATCAAGACATTCATCGGCTCAAAGCCTACGGCCAAGAGCCCCAGGGCTGCAACCGGGCGGGTTTAGCGGTAAAGCTCGCGAGTGATTACCAGCTTCTGTATCTCGCTGGTGCCCTCGTAAATCTCGGTAATCTTGGCATCGCGGTAATAGCGTTCCACCCGGTACTCGCGGTGGTAGCCATAGCCCCCCAGCACCTGCACGGCCTCGCGGGTTACGTTCACGGCCACATCGGAGGCAAAGAGCTTGGCGGTGGAGGCCTCGAGGGTGTACTTTTCGCTCCGGTCTTTTTTAGCGGCGGCTTCCAGCACCAGGGCCCGGGCGGCGGCTATGCGGGTGTGCATCTCGGCCAGCTTGAAGCCCACCCCCTGGAATTCCCGAATCTTCTGACCGAACTGGGTGCGCTCATCGGCGTACTGCTTGGCAATCTCGAAGGCCGCGCGGGCCATTCCCACGGCCTGGGCGGCAATGCCGATGCGCCCCGAGTCCAGTCCGGCCAGGGCCTGGGCCAGCCCGCGCCCCTCCTGGCCCAGAAGGTTCTCTTCAGGCACGAAAACCCCCTCGAAGCGCAGCTCACAGGTGTGCGCGGCGTGCAGGCCCATCTTTTCCTCGGGGCTGCCGAAGCTGAGGCCGGGGGTGTCTTTTTCCACAATAAAGCTGCTGATGCCGGCCTCGCTGCGGGCCATCACCACATACACCTGGGCCTGTCCGCCGGAGGTGACCCAGCTCTTAAGTCCGTTTAGCTCCCAGCCGCCGGGCACTTTCTGCGCCGAGAGCTTGAGGGAGGCCGGGTCGGAGCCGGCGTGGGGCTCGGTGAGGGAGAAGGCCCCAATCCACTCGCCGCGGGCCAGGGGCACCAGGTACTTCTTTTTTTGCGCCTCGCTGCCAAAGCGGTTCAGCATGTACTGGGGCAGGCCGGAGGTGACCGAAAGAATTACCGCCACGCTGGGGTCGGCGGCGGCGATCTCCTCCATGGCTAAAGCCCAGGTGACCGAGTCGAGCCCGGCCCCGCCCCAGGCCTCGGGGGTGGTCATGCCCAGGAGCCCGAGCTGGGCGAGCTGTTTGAGCTGGGGCCAGGGGTACTGCCCCGTGCGGTCGTACTCGGGGGCCATCGCCCACAGCACCTCGCGGGAGACAGCTCGCACCATGTCCAGCACCATTTTCTGGTCGGTGGTCAAAACGGCCATGAATATATCGTATCACGCGTTTTGTGCATAAAAAGCGTCATAAAAAGTTGCCAGATAACCCTGTCCAACAGCCCGGCAGGCGGTTTTTCTCGAGGCTGGGTCGGTAATCGGTAAGATGATCACGATGCCCGGATTATCGCTACGGTTACTGATGGCTGCGGGACTGAGCCTGCTGCTCTTACCGCTGGGGCTGGTGATCAACCCCGAGCTGGGCCTGGGGCCGCTGGTGGGGCTGTGGCTGGGCGGAACGCTGCTGGGGGGGTGGGGCCCCACCTTCCGGGTTTTGCTTGGAGGGGGTGTGTTGTGTGCGCTGCTGGTTGCGGCGGTGGTGTTTACCCCGCTCACCCGGACGCTGGCCGAGGGGCTGATTGTGAATGAAGCCCCGCAAAAAGCCGACCTGATTGTGGTGCTGGGGGGCGGGATGCACTGCGGGGCGGGGGAGCTCGAGGCCTCCTCGCTGGCCCGGCTGGAGAAGGGCCTCGAGCTCTGGCGGGCCGGGTATGCCCCCCGCATCACCCTCTCCGACACGGTGGGGGAGATTTTTGGCGACGCCCGCTGCCCTTCGCTGGGCCGGGTGGCCGCCCAGCGCGTGCAGGCCTTGTACGGGGACGAAGGCCCGGAGATCCTTTTTTTGCCCCAGATGCGCACCACCCGCACCGAGGCCCTGGCGGTGGCTGAGCTGGTACAGGCGCGGGGTTGGCAGCGGGTGCTCCTGGTTACCACGCCCGCCCACAGCCGCCGGGCGGCGGGGGCTTTTCGCAAGCTGGGCCTCGAGGTGCTGAGCGTGAACTCGAGCGAGCCCCGCTTCGATCGGGCCCTGGCAGCCCCCGCCGACCGCTTGCAGGCCCTGACCCCGCTTGTCCGGGAGTACCTGGGGCTGCTGGTCTACCGGCTGCGCGGCTGGTTGTAGTCCTGCTCGAAGGCCTATCAACGATAGGCCTGCAACAACTGCTCCAGAGCGGCCGGGCTGGGGCGCAGTTGCTCGGGGGAAAGCTGGGCCAGGGGGGTGCTCAGGCCCTCGAGCTCGGCCAGGCTGGGCCGCTCGGGGTTGTAGTAGATCAGGCCGGTGATGAACTCCCCGGTCTCCTGGGCCCGCTGGAGGCGCTCCAGGGCTGCTAGCTTGTTGGTGGGGTCGTAGTCGTGGCCCAGGTTGCGCAGGCTAATCAGGGAGCCGTCGTGTAGCCGCACCGTGCGGAACTCGCCGGGCTCTAAAGGCTCGATGGCAATTTCCTCGGCGTAGGGTATAAAGCCCAGCTCGTGCAGGGGCTGCTCGTGCTTGGTGCCATAGCCGTAGCTCTTGGGGCTGTCGTCCTCGTTGTTGAAGGCCACACAGGGGCTGATGATGTCGAGCAGGGCGGTGCCCCGGTGGGAGAGGGCAGCTTTGAGCAGCTCGCGCACCTGCTTGGCGTCGCCGGCAAAACTGCGGGCCACAAAGCCGCACCCGGCGATGATGGCCTCCATGCACAGGTCGACCGGGGGAAACTCGTTGTGACCAGCGTATTTGAGCTCGAGGCCCTCTTCCGCGGTGGCCGAGAACTGCCCCTTGGTGAGGCCGTACACACCGTTGTTCTCCACGATGTAAACCATCCGCAGGTTGCGGCGCATCAGGTGCTTGAACTGCCCCATCCCGATGCTGCCGGTGTCGCCGTCGCCCGAGACCCCAATGGCTTTCAAGGTGTGGTTGGCTAGCAGGGCCCCTGTAGCCACGCTGGGCATCCGCCCGTGCAGGGCGTTGAAGCCGTGAGACATGCCCAAAAAATAGGCCGGCGACTTGGACGAGCAGCCGATGCCCGAGAGCTTGATGATCTGGTGGGGCCGTAGGTTGAGCTCGAAGGCGATTTGCACGATCTGGCTGGCAATGCTGTTGTGCCCACAGCCTTTGCACAGGGTGCTGGGACTGCCGTCGTAGTCTTTTTTGCTGAGACCCACCGCGTTGAGCTTGATGGGGGAGGCTGGGTTGAGGTTTTCCATAGGATCATCCTCCGGCTTGCTTTTATGCGCCGGCTTCTGCTTGCAACAGGCGTTCTTGCACCCAGCGGGCCGTGAGGGGCAGCCCGTCCAGGTGTGCGATGGAGCGAATCCGCGCGGCGTAATCGGGCATCTCGGCCCGTAGGATGCTGCACATCTGCCCGTCGTGGTTGAGCTCGATGACGTAGACCCGCTCGTGGGCCGCCACGAAATCGCGCACCTGCTGGTTGATGGGCAGGGCCCGCAGGCGCAAAAAGCTGGTGGGAAGCTGGGAGGCCAGCCGGTCGCGGGCTTCCTCGATGGCATAGCGGGTGGTGCCGTAGGCAATCAGGCCCACCTTGGCCGCGGGGTGGTGGTCTATGGCGGGGGCTGGCACCAAGCGGCGGGCGGTCTCGAACTTGCGGGCCAGACGGGCCATGTTGCGCGCCCAGTCGTCGGCCCGCTCGCTGTACTGGGCTAGCTCGTTGTGGCCGCTGCCGCGGGTGAAGTAGGCGGCCAGGGGGTGGGGGGTGCCGGGCAGGGTGCGGTAGGGGATGCCATCGCCGTCCACGTCCTTGTAGCGGGCGAAGCCGCCTAGGGCCTCGAGCTGCTCGGCGCTCAGCACCTTGCCGCGCTGCATGGGCTGGTCGGGGTACTTGAAGGGTCGGCCCATCCAGTTGTTCATGCCCAGATCCAGGTCGGAGAGTACAAACACCGGGGTCTGAAGCTGCTCGGCCAGGTCCAGCGACCTCCAGCCAAACTCGAAGCACTCCTCAATCGAGGAGGGAAATAGAATGGGGTGTTTGGTGTCGCCGTGGCCCAGGGTGTAGGCGAAGGCGACATCCCCCTGGCTGGTGCGGGTGGGCAGGCCGGTGCTGGGGCCTACCCGCTGGATATCCCATATAACCGCGGGAATCTCGGTGAAGTAGCCGTAGCTGACGAACTCGGCCATCAGGCTGATGCCGGGGCCGCTGGTGGCGGTGAGGGCCCGGGCCCCCGCCCAGCCCGCGCCCATCACGATGCCCGCCGCGGCCAGCTCGTCCTCGGCCTGAATCACGGTGTAGGTGGGATGGCCGTTTTCATCCTTGCGGAGCTTGGGCAAGAACTCCCGCAGGGCATCCATAAAGCTGGTGGAGGGGGTGATGGGATACCAGGCCGCCACGCTCACCCCGCCGAACACCGCCCCTAAGGCCCCGGCCTCGTTGCCGGTCATGATGATCAGGCCCTCGGTCTTGTTCATG containing:
- a CDS encoding NAD(P)H-dependent oxidoreductase, whose protein sequence is MNVLIIYAHPNPSSFNATLRDLAVRTLSQAGHSILLSDLYTMRFNPVLSAQELQGDLQDIQPEIEKVRRADLLLFQFPDWWYGMPAIMKGWIDRVFAYGFAYDDQHSFENGLLRGKKAMLSLTVGAREDYFRQAPQRDLMRVLEPIHYGIFAYCGLEVLPPFIAYGPGEMSEAERKATLEAFREHLKRLPELEPLRFSST
- a CDS encoding acyl-CoA dehydrogenase family protein → MAVLTTDQKMVLDMVRAVSREVLWAMAPEYDRTGQYPWPQLKQLAQLGLLGMTTPEAWGGAGLDSVTWALAMEEIAAADPSVAVILSVTSGLPQYMLNRFGSEAQKKKYLVPLARGEWIGAFSLTEPHAGSDPASLKLSAQKVPGGWELNGLKSWVTSGGQAQVYVVMARSEAGISSFIVEKDTPGLSFGSPEEKMGLHAAHTCELRFEGVFVPEENLLGQEGRGLAQALAGLDSGRIGIAAQAVGMARAAFEIAKQYADERTQFGQKIREFQGVGFKLAEMHTRIAAARALVLEAAAKKDRSEKYTLEASTAKLFASDVAVNVTREAVQVLGGYGYHREYRVERYYRDAKITEIYEGTSEIQKLVITRELYR
- a CDS encoding VOC family protein, which produces MGIAGVLETCVYAGDLEAARGFYQGLLGLELFAEQPGRHLFFRAGPGVFLVFNPQATQQETTLPPHGALGSVHVCFRVAAEELPGWAERLEAHGYPVTWAEWKAGPSLYVRDPAGNLVELAPAAIWGLPDGHLKPQ
- a CDS encoding serine hydrolase domain-containing protein produces the protein MHRRTVLKGLASALLAGPSVLAQVAPDPSNPRHHQLAASYSAHHRGIALLVMVDGQILFEDYPGQGRPSRAHELASGTKSFSGVMAVAAVQDGLLSLEEPLAQTLTEWQDDPWRSQINLRQLLHLTSGIPGGNLARPPTYQAALETPAEAPPDTRFSYGPIPFQIFGELMRRKLKGDPLEYLTRRIFKPIGLEYAFWRRGPDGHPHLPSGAFLTARNWARFGELVRQGGRWQGRQVVDEALLQKCFEPSRVNPIYGLTWWLGRPISPAQRAAIGRVGREIDSLAGIPGLPDDLVIAAGAGDQRLYISRQLRLVVVRQAEGIVESLAGRRTGFSDAVFLRLLLTGQG
- a CDS encoding YdcF family protein encodes the protein MAAGLSLLLLPLGLVINPELGLGPLVGLWLGGTLLGGWGPTFRVLLGGGVLCALLVAAVVFTPLTRTLAEGLIVNEAPQKADLIVVLGGGMHCGAGELEASSLARLEKGLELWRAGYAPRITLSDTVGEIFGDARCPSLGRVAAQRVQALYGDEGPEILFLPQMRTTRTEALAVAELVQARGWQRVLLVTTPAHSRRAAGAFRKLGLEVLSVNSSEPRFDRALAAPADRLQALTPLVREYLGLLVYRLRGWL
- a CDS encoding 2-oxoacid:ferredoxin oxidoreductase subunit beta; the encoded protein is MENLNPASPIKLNAVGLSKKDYDGSPSTLCKGCGHNSIASQIVQIAFELNLRPHQIIKLSGIGCSSKSPAYFLGMSHGFNALHGRMPSVATGALLANHTLKAIGVSGDGDTGSIGMGQFKHLMRRNLRMVYIVENNGVYGLTKGQFSATAEEGLELKYAGHNEFPPVDLCMEAIIAGCGFVARSFAGDAKQVRELLKAALSHRGTALLDIISPCVAFNNEDDSPKSYGYGTKHEQPLHELGFIPYAEEIAIEPLEPGEFRTVRLHDGSLISLRNLGHDYDPTNKLAALERLQRAQETGEFITGLIYYNPERPSLAELEGLSTPLAQLSPEQLRPSPAALEQLLQAYR
- a CDS encoding 5-formyltetrahydrofolate cyclo-ligase, coding for MTQGEVRELVWNALAQHRAATYPTPPHGHHPNFVGASRAAERLMGLRLWQLATVILAGPDQVLKPLREAALKSGKIVLMPHPDKAGRYLSLEGLLPHQLKRVREVAQLGKPIELKETTIDLVLVGSVAVDEQRHWIGKGYGFPYKDLQVAAPWVTLAHTLMIFDELPCPPERRVDLIATPHQIIGV
- a CDS encoding 2-oxoacid:acceptor oxidoreductase subunit alpha, which translates into the protein MNVLERQQEAGLATPTPIINDFSLVVATANGTGSQTANLTLLRSFFKLGIPVHGKNIFPSNIQGLPTWYHIRVSHEGYIARKPSEILVAFNPATAHEDLQELPSGGVCIYNADLKNLPKRNDITYYPVPVNELIAGIDVPVKRKPYIANMTYVGVVAWMLGVPLEVVEEALGAQFDYRQKLVESNMQVVRRAHAWATENLHKQDPFRLEPMNKTEGLIIMTGNEAGALGAVFGGVSVAAWYPITPSTSFMDALREFLPKLRKDENGHPTYTVIQAEDELAAAGIVMGAGWAGARALTATSGPGISLMAEFVSYGYFTEIPAVIWDIQRVGPSTGLPTRTSQGDVAFAYTLGHGDTKHPILFPSSIEECFEFGWRSLDLAEQLQTPVFVLSDLDLGMNNWMGRPFKYPDQPMQRGKVLSAEQLEALGGFARYKDVDGDGIPYRTLPGTPHPLAAYFTRGSGHNELAQYSERADDWARNMARLARKFETARRLVPAPAIDHHPAAKVGLIAYGTTRYAIEEARDRLASQLPTSFLRLRALPINQQVRDFVAAHERVYVIELNHDGQMCSILRAEMPDYAARIRSIAHLDGLPLTARWVQERLLQAEAGA